One Glycine max cultivar Williams 82 chromosome 6, Glycine_max_v4.0, whole genome shotgun sequence DNA segment encodes these proteins:
- the LOC100779420 gene encoding probable receptor-like serine/threonine-protein kinase At4g34500, producing MAPPATSTGGTLPELTNRTPFLGLKLYVLLLIAVLIVIATVILILVCVRRSRSSKKRKMRVKHSSGAIPLVSKEIVEVNTLELKIDEEVEIEIEESASAESPNIGWGRWYSLKELENATEGFAEVNVIGEGGYGIVYKGILMDGSVVAVKNLLNNKGQAEKEFKVEVEAIGKVKHKNLVGLVGYCAEGAQRMLVYEYVDNGTLEQWLHGDVGPVSPLPWDIRMKIAVGTAKGLAYLHEGLEPKVVHRDVKSSNILLDKKWNAKVSDFGLAKLLGSEKSYVTTRVMGTFGYVSPEYASTGMLNEGSDVYSFGILLMELITGRSPIDYSRPPGEMNLVDWFKVMVASRRGDELVDPLIDIQPYPRSLKRALLVCLRCIDLDVNKRPKMGQIVHMLEADDFPFRSEHRTNREKDPVHSKAAVSSKILYPTRHVEPADKSSWR from the exons ATGGCGCCACCCGCCACCTCCACCGGCGGTACGCTGCCGGAGCTAACTAACCGAACCCCCTTTCTCGGCCTCAAACTCTACGTCCTACTCCTAATTGCAGTTCTAATCGTGATCGCAACGGTGATCCTGATCCTCGTGTGCGTTCGCCGGAGCCGGAGCTCGAAGAAGCGGAAAATGCGAGTGAAGCACAGCTCCGGCGCGATCCCTCTGGTGTCGAAGGAGATCGTGGAGGTGAATACTCTGGAGCTGAAAATCGATGAGGAGGTGGAGATTGAGATTGAAGAGAGTGCGTCGGCGGAGTCGCCGAACATAGGGTGGGGACGATGGTATAGTCTCAAGGAGCTTGAGAATGCGACTGAAGGGTTTGCGGAAGTGAATGTGATCGGAGAAGGAGGCTATGGGATTGTCTACAAAGGAATTCTCATGGATGGATCTGTCGTCGCTGTCAAAAATCTTCTCAACAACAA GGGCCAGGCAGAGAAAGAGTTTAAAGTGGAGGTTGAAGCCATTGGAAAAGTGAAACATAAGAATTTGGTGGGGTTAGTTGGATATTGCGCAGAAGGTGCTCAAAG GATGCTTGTTTATGAATATGTTGACAATGGAACATTGGAACAGTGGCTTCATGGTGATGTAGGACCTGTTAGCCCCTTGCCATGGGATATAAGAATGAAGATTGCTGTTGGGACTGCAAAAGG GCTAGCCTACTTGCACGAAGGATTAGAACCCAAAGTGGTCCACCGAGATGTAAAATCCAGTAACATTCTTTTGGACAAAAAGTGGAATGCTAAAGTATCAGACTTTGGACTAGCCAAGCTCTTAGGGTCTGAGAAAAGCTACGTGACAACCCGTGTAATGGGGACATTTGG ATATGTTTCACCTGAGTATGCAAGCACTGGTATGCTTAATGAGGGAAGCGATGTGTATAGTTTTGGGATTCTACTGATGGAGCTAATTACAGGAAGGAGTCCCATTGATTATTCTAGACCACCTGGAGAG ATGAACTTGGTTGATTGGTTTAAGGTAATGGTTGCAAGTCGTCGAGGCGATGAGCTAGTTGATCCTTTAATTGATATTCAGCCCTATCCAAGATCTTTGAAGCGAGCTTTACTGGTTTGTCTTCGCTGTATAGACTTGGATGTCAATAAGCGACCGAAGATGGGTCAAATTGTTCATATGCTTGAGGCTGATGATTTTCCCTTCCGTTCT GAGCATAGAACAAATCGAGAGAAAGATCCTGTTCATTCTAAAGCAGCTGTTTCCAGTAAGATTCTATACCCAACAAGGCATGTGGAGCCCGCAGATAAATCAAGCTGGAGATGA
- the LOC100782117 gene encoding guanine nucleotide-binding protein subunit beta-2: MSVTELKERHLAATETINSLRERLKERRLSLLDTDIAGYARSQGRAPVTFGPTDLVCCRALQGHTGKVYSLDWTSEKNRIVSASQDGRLIVWNALTSQKTHAIKLPCAWVMTCAFSPTGQSVACGGLDSVCSIFNLNSPADRDGNLAVSQMLSGHKGYVSSCQYVPDEDTHLVTGSGDQTCVLWDITTGFRTSVFGGEFQSGHTADVLSISINGSNSRMFVSGSCDSTARLWDTRVASRAVRTFHGHRGDVNTVKFFPDGNRFGTGSDDGTCRLFDIRTGHQLQVYHQQHGDNEAAHVTSIAFSISGRLLFAGYTNGDCYVWDTLLAKVVLNLGSLQNTHEDRISCLGLSADGSALCTGSWDTNIKIWAFGGYRRVV; this comes from the exons ATGTCCGTTACGGAGCTGAAGGAGCGTCACTTGGCGGCGACGGAAACCATCAACAGTTTGAGGGAGCGCTTGAAGGAGAGGCGTCTATCATTGCTCGATACAGATA TTGCTGGTTACGCGAGGTCTCAAGGTAGAGCCCCTGTCACCTTTGGTCCCACCGATCTCGTTTGTTGTAGAGCGCTCCAGGGTCATACGGGAAAG GTGTACTCATTGGATTGGACTTCAGAAAAGAATCGAATTGTTAGTGCATCCCAAGATGGGCGATTAATAGTGTGGAATGCTCTAACAAGCCAGAAAACTCATGCCATAAAGCTTCCCTGTGCGTGGGTCATGACCTGTGCTTTCTCCCCAACTGGTCAATCCGTTGCATGTGGGGGCCTTGACAGTGTTTGCTccatttttaatcttaattccCCCGCCGACAGGGATGGGAATCTAGCCGTTTCACAGATGCTTAGTGGACATAAAGGTTATGTTTCCTCTTGTCAGTATGTTCCAGACGAAGATACTCACTTGGTTACTGGTTCTGGTGATCAGACATGTGTTTTATGGGATATTACTACTGGCTTTAGAACATCTGTTTTTGGTGGTGAATTTCAGTCTGGACATACTGCAGATGTTCTTAG CATTTCCATTAATGGATCCAACTCTAGAATGTTTGTATCTGGTTCTTGTGATTCAACTGCCCGATTGTGGGACACTCGTGTGGCAAGCCGAGCAGTGCGGACATTTCATGGGCACCGGGGGGATGTTAATACTGTCAAATTCTTTCCTGATGGAAATAGATTTGGAACTGGCTCAGATGATGGAACTTGCCGATTGTTTGACATTAGGACCGGCCACCAACTACAAGTATATCATCAGCAACATGGTGACAATGAAGCTGCACATGTGACCTCCATTGCATTCTCCATATCTGGAAGACTTCTTTTTGCTGGATATACAAATGGTGATTGCTATGTTTGGGACACTTTGTTGGCAAAG GTGGTCTTGAATTTAGGATCTCTTCAAAACACTCACGAGGACAGGATCAGCTGTTTAGGTTTGTCAGCTGATGGAAGTGCCTTGTGTACAGGAAGTTGGGATACAAACATAAAG ATATGGGCATTTGGAGGGTATAGGAGGGTGGTTTGA
- the LOC100778892 gene encoding glucan endo-1,3-beta-D-glucosidase, producing MAITTPSNSSILLSLSLLLISLSLAESQSFIGVNYGQVADNLPAPEDTANLLKSTTIGKVRLYGADPAIIKALANSGIGIVIGAANGDIPSLAADPNAATQWVNANVLPYYPASNITLITVGNEILTLADQGLLSQLVPAMRNVQNALGAASLGGKIRVSTVHSMAVLTQSDPPSSGLFNPALQDTLKQLLALLKDNKSPFTINPYPFFAYQSDPRSETLAFCLFQPNSGRVDSGNGKLYTNMFDAQVDAVHSALSAMGFQDVEIVVAETGWPSRGDSNEVGPSVENAKAYNGNLIAHLRSLVGTPLMPGKSVDTYIFALYDEDLKPGPGSERAFGMFKTDRTVLYDVGLTKSSQQTPTTPVTPAPNTAGWCVAKAGVSDAQLQANIDYACSQGIDCGPIQPGGSCFEPNTIASHAAFAMNLYYQTSGKNQWNCDFSQSATLTSQNPSYNACIYTGGST from the exons ATGGCTATTACTACACCTTCCAATTCTTCAATTCTCCTCTCCCTTTCTCTATTGctcatctccctctccctcgCTG AGTCGCAATCTTTCATCGGAGTAAACTACGGCCAGGTCGCCGACAACCTTCCGGCGCCGGAGGACACGGCCAACCTCCTCAAATCCACAACCATCGGAAAAGTCCGTCTCTACGGTGCCGATCCCGCCATCATCAAGGCCCTCGCCAATTCCGGCATCGGAATCGTCATCGGCGCCGCCAACGGCGACATTCCGAGTCTCGCCGCCGATCCCAACGCGGCCACTCAGTGGGTGAACGCGAACGTCTTGCCCTACTACCCGGCGAGCAACATCACTCTCATCACCGTCGGAAACGAGATTTTGACCTTAGCCGACCAGGGTCTACTGTCTCAGCTCGTCCCGGCGATGCGAAATGTCCAAAATGCCCTCGGCGCGGCCTCGCTCGGTGGCAAGATCAGGGTCTCGACGGTGCACTCGATGGCCGTGTTGACTCAGTCGGACCCGCCGTCGTCCGGGTTGTTCAACCCGGCGCTGCAAGACACGCTGAAACAGCTGCTGGCGCTTCTGAAGGACAACAAATCGCCGTTCACGATCAACCCGTACCCGTTCTTCGCTTACCAGAGCGACCCAAGATCCGAGACGCTGGCGTTTTGCCTCTTCCAGCCCAACTCGGGCCGGGTCGACTCAGGCAACGGGAAGCTTTACACGAACATGTTCGATGCTCAG GTTGATGCTGTACATTCTGCTTTGAGTGCCATGGGGTTCCAGGACGTGGAGATTGTGGTTGCTGAGACTGGATGGCCCTCACGTGGCGACAGTAACGAAGTGGGACCAAGTGTTGAAAATGCAAAGGCCTATAACGGGAACCTGATTGCTCATCTTAGATCATTGGTTGGGACACCTTTGATGCCTGGGAAGTCTGTGGACACTTACATTTTTGCACTCTATGATGAGGATCTAAAACCAGGCCCAGGATCTGAACGTGCATTTGGTATGTTCAAAACTGATCGCACCGTGTTGTACGATGTTGGATTAACCAAGTCTAGCCAGCAG ACTCCAACAACTCCGGTAACTCCAGCACCAAACACTGCTGGATGGTGTGTAGCGAAAGCTGGAGTTTCTGATGCTCAGTTGCAGGCCAACATTGACTACGCCTGTAGCCAAGGTATAGATTGCGGGCCAATTCAGCCAGGAGGCTCTTGTTTTGAGCCTAACACAATAGCATCCCATGCTGCATTTGCCATGAATCTCTACTATCAAACTTCTGGCAAAAATCAATGGAACTGTGATTTCTCTCAATCAGCAACACTCACATCCCAAAATCCAA GTTACAATGCTTGCATTTACACTGGTGGGAGCACCTGA